A segment of the Toxotes jaculatrix isolate fToxJac2 chromosome 2, fToxJac2.pri, whole genome shotgun sequence genome:
CCAGGTCTACCTCAGGAGGGATTTCACTCAGCAGGAAGTATTTTTAATAAGAAGACTCATGTAAAATTGTTATAGCCTAATCATTTCAGTAGCTCCACTGAGAGAATGAAGACTGATTTATCTCTTATGTATTATCTCCTCATATTTTCTATTAAAAAGAATACATCACAAGCTGGATAACAGcctcctgaaaaaaaagcccCTGTTGTGTTAAATAATAGAGGTGATGAATATTGTGAGAATATAGCTGGAGTATTACAGTGATAAAAACTAAAGCTAGGGTAGGCAAATCCGgccaaataaaaaatatttgtcCCCACAATGACAGCTGTTTACTATAAAAGTTTTCCTTTTATAGTTTGCATCAAAGCTTTTACATCCTTTCTCATAAATCTACTGTTGATAGATTTACTACTGGTTGCTgataaaaaaccaaacaaaaaaaacaaaacaaaaaccatttaCAACAGCACTTTCAGTCAACCATAAATGATTATGGTCATTTTGCCAAATGAGTATTAATTAAACTGTTGTAGCTCTGTTAGTTCTCACTTATTCATGGAAAAATGACACCTGCAATCTTAAAACAAACTGATCCTAAACCTGCACTAAAGCATGCCAAGGGAATGATCATCTAGCAGTATCAagttccttttcttctctgggGCAATTAGCATCTTCAGCATCACCTCAGAATATGGTTAACCTGCAAAAAGTCACTGGGTGTGAAGCAGGGCACTCAGGGCTGATTGGAGTGTGACTTTCAACAGAAGCGTGAAATATAGATAAAATATGaagtatttttttctctgtcagctcACGTGAATACACTTTCTAGCTCAAATAGAAGCAAGGAACTTCTAAAAATATGAGTGTGGAcaactaaatgtaaaagatagATTCTCTGATATGCACAATAggcaaacatattttttgttcTGACTTTTTTAATGCTATTAAACAAGCTGATCTCTCCTTTGTGTTGTAGACACTCACAAACATAAAGACAGGCACAGAGACaaggaacacagacacaaagatcACAAGAAAGACAAGGAGCGAGAGAAATTCAAGCACATCAACAGGTAGGATATCTGcatcttctctccttttttgttttgctgtgatgACATGACACTACTCGCATTGATGAAATTataatttttcagtgtttcctcttaACATGTACTTATCCTCACAATACTTTAttgttcttgtcttttttttttttttttttaaccagtatGAATTCTGGTGGTTGTAGCTGTCATAACTGAATCCTAAATGAGAAGGATAATGACAAATGTCTGTGCATTTGGACACAGATTGTGCCAGCATAGATTTTATAAAAGAGTCAAGCTTTTCAACAAACATAAAAGAAGCACAAAGGGTACTGCTGATTTAACTGAAAGTAATAGAAGCCTGCCATGTTAAATCAGCAAACATACATCACAGGGACTCCCTAAAATCTGCTTTTATGAATGACATCTGCGGAACATTTGTAATTTGAACTAGTGTGGACGTTTGCTATGGTTTCCTTTTGTCTGGCTGAAATACTTGTGGGCTGCAGTGTATTAGCAGAGTCACGACTTTGGCCATTCCTTTTGGCAGCTATCCACAACGCTGTCACCATCTCTCAGAAATTGTTACATTTGTATTGCTGGTGGTTTGCTGCTTTGTCGATGACATCTTTTGTGTCTATGCATCGGGACCGCGTCTGACCTCTTGCGCTTGATCTCTGAGCTCTGTGGCTTCTGTGTTACAGCGAGCATAAGGAGCACTCGgagaagaaacacagagacaaagagaagctGAAGCACAGCGACGGCAGCTCAGACAAGCACAcggaaaaacacaaagaaaaggacaaggagaaagagaggaggagagaagagaaggttTGTTCATAGTCAGTCTACTTTTTATGAAAGGCTGTACAGGCCTGTGGCGAAAATATTACATTCTGTTGTTATTACAGAATAAATATATTGTTACATGAacataaaagctttgttttctcATGATCATAattattttgtggttttgataTAACTCTCGTGTTTATTGATGTATTCCAGTGTCTTCCAGAGATTGTCCtcatgagaaaacaaaacaaaaaaactaataagCACACAGATGGCTACTCCAGCCTTCTATGAACTTTAACTATAAGTAAAAGTTTAAACATTGTTGAAGTGTATTTTGATTAACAACCCGCAGGGAAgtctaatatttttttattgtctctCACAGATCAAATCCTCCCATGTAGACAAGCctaaaaaggagaaagaaaatggatACATAGGGTAAACAGCATTACTTTGTTGTATttgatatgaaatgaaattaagtAGTTATAAAGCAGCCTTGGCCATAAATCATTTAGGAGAGAATTAGCTGTTTCTTGGTTATGATTAATAGGATTTTGCTTTGCTAATATGCAGTTCATTATCTTCAATGTCTTACTTAGAGACACGAGCCCAGCTGCCGTTAAGAGCGAGCCTGAAGACGACAACGGCTTCTACCCCTCTCCCCAACACAACTTCAAACGAGAGTATGACTGTGAAGAGTGGGTATCATCCAAGTCAATCCAAATCACTGTAGTTACATTTAAGAATTGATTGTCTGTAATTCTGCATTATGAGATACAATTTGATTATCGATATACTGTTTGCAGATTTGAATACAAGaagcccaaaaaagtcaagacGGAACATGACAAAAAGGCAAAGAAGAGGAAACATGAGTAcgaagaagatgaggaggaagaggttcattttgtttttgcacatcgTTTTGATGAATACATTGTCATATTCTCCAGGCTGGAACTTCACTGTTTATGTTCTCCATATTTATTCTGTTCTCTCCACTTGTTTTAGGACATCAAGCccaaaaagaagacaaaagaaaagaaggcaacagatggaaagaaagccaaaaaagaagaggagaagtggAAATGGTAAGATAATTTTAGGGACAAATTGTTCTTTTCCTCAGGAAACAGTTAGCTGTTATAAACAGTCACTCAGAtaccatatttttcttttttcttaccaGTTGTATTTTGATGTTTTGGTGATTAGGTGGGAGGAGGAAAGATATACTGATGGCTCCAAATGGCGCTTCCTTGAACATAAGGGTCCGGTATTTGCACCCTCGTATGAACCCTTGCCCAGCAAAGTCAAATTTTACTATGATGGTGAGCCTgtctgtgtaaaataaaaaataagttgCAATACATTATTATCTTCGGTCAAGGTTACCAAGCAGTTATTCTGTGTTTGTAGGTAAGCCTATGAAACTTAGTGCTCCTGCTGAGGAGGTTGCTACATTTTTTGCCAAGATGCTGGATCATGAGTACACCACTAAGGACATCTTCAGGAAGAACTTCTTTAAGGACTGGAAGAAGGTGAGGAGATAAGACACAAAAAATATTCAAGTGTGTTAATTTGAGGACACGAGCCAGAGTCTTCAGAAGGTGTGAAGTCCAAGCATTTAAAGTGGGCATGCTTCAGATATCTTCTCTTCTATTTTAGGAAATGACATCAGAGGAGAAGTCAAGGATCACTGACCTGAACAAGTGCAACttcagtgaaatgaatgaatactTCAAGGCCCAATCAGAAGCTAGGAAACAGATGtcaaaagaagagaaacaggtAGACCTGCATTCACGCACACTCTCCCAACCCTGAATAATCAAGAGACCTCTCGTTGcactttcatattttcatgcacTTTACAGAAAATCAAAGAGGAGAATGAGAGACTCCTGCAGGAGTACGGTTTCTGCATCATGGACAACCACAGGGAGAGGATTGGAAACTTCCGCATTGAGCCGCCGGGCCTCTTCCGAGGGCGAGGCGACCATCCGAAGATGGGCATGCTCAAACGCCGCATCAGACCTGAAGACATCATTATTAACTGTAGCAAGTGCGTAATCTCATTACCGCTGTTATCACTGACCTCTCTGCCTTTAATTTctcaatttttatttaattttaggCTCCATAGGAAGAACACAAAACCTGTGTAAAAGCAGATGTTTGATATTAGTTTGAGTTCTGAGATTTTACCGCAAGCTGGCCCTGCCAGAAGGCCCTGAGCTTATACGAAAGAACATTGTGAGACTAGTGTGTGAATTACAAGGGCAAGGTGTGAACATGTGCTTGTGAAAAGAGAATACATTACGGGTGCTTGTGAAGGGTCGGTCAAAaggtcacattcacacatacatctCACGCATGTAGTCCTGTTCTTAGcttcaacttcttttttttcttctgctggcCCTTtatcttctcctccacctcctgtcaTGTTGTAATTGTTGGATTTATTTATAAGAGAGTGggaatcattttctttttatctctgtcATTCCATGTCTCCAGggcagtgtgtgtatgagagagcgTTTACGGAAAGGCTAATTTGTTGCATTCAGTTGCCATGGCAGGGATACCGGCGAAAGAATGTACGTGCTGCATGTGGCATGTACAGTACGGCAGATACTCAATTACATGCCGGCACTGTGTCAAAGGTAGTCttcctgtcctgctgtgtgtgcgCAAACAATAATACTACTCAGGGAGAACATGTCAACCTCCACATACCAGTTACAGTGGGGACATTTCTGATAACTGTAGCTTATTGTAGTTACTATAAGGAATGCACAGTAATCAGCGCACAGGTAGAAACCCAGCCTGAGTGCAGTTAGATAACACCGCACCCAGAGAAATGCTCCAAGCTGTGGGAAATGCAGTGCTTACATAGGGGAAAAGGTGTCAACATGTTTCTCATCTGTTTaaatctgtttccttttctctaGGGACTCCAAGCACCCTAAACCTCCCCCAGGGACAAAATGGAAGGAGGTTCGCCATGATAACAAGGTGACCTGGCTGGCGTCTTGGACAGAGAATATCCAAGGCTCCATCAAGTACATCATGTTGAATCCTAGCTCCAGGATCAAGGTACCTGTGGTCTCAAGACTGAGCCTCCAGCCGCAATCTTGTCTTAATCCTAACCCTGAGGTTATGTATTTTCccttgatgaaaaaaaatagctgtTTGTATATGTTTGTGCAGGGGGAAAAGGACTGGCAGAAATATGAGACCGCCCGACGGCTGAAGAAATGTGTAGATCGCATCCGAAACCAATACAGAGACGACTGGAAATCAAAAGAGATGAGGATCAGGCAGAGAGCTGTGGCGCTATATTTCATCGACAAGGTGAGTAAAATACAGTGGTACTGCAATGATAGAATACGAATACTGATTATAATCTGCAATATTTTAACTAGTTGATGAATCTGAAAAGAAGTGGTGGGTGTAGAATGGAATCTACCATCAAAGCAAGGTGACGTGACCTGCTGaaatttacagttttaattttttacgGACCAATTCAGTGAACTTCATCCCACTGGTACAGGTGAACCAAGGGTAGAGAATAAATCCTGAGAACATGTTTTACCCCTGAATCGAGACAGTGATCACAGTGGATGATGTTTCCCTTGTAGCTGGCACTGAGGGCGGGTAACGAAAAGGAGGAAGGTGAGACAGCGGACACAGTTGGCTGTTGCTCGCTGCGAGTGGAGCACATCAAACTGTACCCCAAAATGGATGACCAGGAGTACGTGGTGGAATTCGACTTCTTGGGAAAAGATTCCATCCGCTACTACAACAAGATCCCTGTGGAGAAGAGGGTAAGAGAGGGAACGaataagagaggagaggaatggaGGGACAGATACATTAAAGAGGGTGGTGCTGACTGTGCATTTTGACAGTTCTGTGAATTTAGTGTTAATGAGATAAGAAGTTGCTACACTGAGGAGCATGTTTTACTGAAATCTTTCCGCCTACTCTGCCTCAGAAGGTGGTCTGTTTCCTGCTATTACCGGAGTGtattcacacacagtcacactcccATACATGCACACGCTAGACATGTGCTATTTTCAGTCACAAATTCTTTGCACATCTATTTGTAAACACTTCCTCTGTCCATCCCTACTTGCATAAAGAAGTCCATACAAAATACACACCATCCTACAATAAACCACCTGCACTTTTCATTATGAACAGAAATATTATAGCACCCCTATCTGGCAGAATTGTGTTACTGTATACAACAACACTGTTAACTCTAAACTCTTAAATGTAAGCGACTTCATGCTCAGTAAATCTTTGCTGATTTATTTACAGGTTTTTAAAAACCTTCAGTTGTTTCTGGAGAACAAGCAGCCGGAAGACGACCTCTTTGACAGATTGAACGTAAGAAACACACACGTCGATGCTTGCATCCAGGGCCTCTCTCTAACTGAACTGTTTGAATTAACAATCGTAATCACTTGTGTCACTCTGTGTCGTCTGCTTCTCCCACCTCTGctgcctttctctgtgtctcctgcAGACTTCTATTCTGAATAAACACTTACAGGAGCTGATGGATGGACTGACAGCCAAGGTCTTTCGTACCTACAATGCCTCCATCACCCTGCAACAGCAGCTCAAGGAACTTACCTCCCGTGAGTGACAGCAGCTTCAGccagttaaaaaaaaggcagctcACCTGAATAACAGACATGTAGTTTCTCAGAACAGCTAGATGTAATAATGACTCATTAtgacatttcacagttttattgTAATTGCGGAATTCAGCAAGAGCTCTCTGAAATGCAAAAGATGTCTTATGAGGTGGATGAGATGACTAATAATTGTGATATGATTTGACACAATTTGCCCCTTGATTCTGGAAAGAAGTCTTCCTATAAACAAAAATTACACCGGACTAAACTGTGAGATCGCATTACAATTTGTCAATGTCAGTATAAGACTGAAAGATAGAAGAAGAATTGGTTTGGCAATTGCATAAACTATAATTAGAAAAAGTATTGTTTGGAACCAATGCACATTGCTGTCTACTCCAACAGGCGATAAAATCTATACAAAAAGTCAGTAATCACTCTCTTCATGTtcacatatacatgtatatgtgtAACATGTAACAGTTTGTGGGTCGTGTTGTGTTTGTTAGCAATGGAGATGCTGTGACACCAGGATCTCTTCGAATTTtatatctgtttattttgtcaaGGGCACCTAATAAAGCCAAACCTCCATGCAAATAAACCTGCTCGCTCCAGCTCTTCTCCCGCACAAGAGTGGTACAAAGGGCCTCCtaataaaatattcagcatGGAACATAATCTCATGCACAACAAAACATACCTGACAGGGACAAACAATAAAGCAGAACTGTCACGTAAATAATACCAGCCTGCTCCAGGTTTGCcacaaaggaaagaaatgaaGTGCAAAATGGGAATGttagctttgttttctgtgacatAGGGGAGAGGTAAAGGTGTGAAGTTGAATTTCATCTGGGGACTGTTCAAGAAGTTAAGGAGGTGGAGCTTTGATCTTGGACCTTACACATATGCAGTATAGACATTACACACTGGGGGCCTTCCCAGTCAAGTAATAACAAaattttgacagattttctaTATTTACCTTAAGAAGAGGTCACTGTACAGATGGTCCAGTTACAAATATACTATACCTGTATGTAACTAAAACTTATTGTGCCTTTAAATACATAAGCACCCCAATGTTTGGATCAGTGATTTCAAATTTCAATGGTTTTAAACTTCTCCTaccttgttgtgttgttgttgggtCTCCAGCTGAGGACAGCATCCCAGCTAAGATCCTGTCATACAATCGAGCCAACCGGGCGGTGGCCGTCCTCTGTAATCACCAGAGAGCTCCACCCAAAACGTTTGAGAAGTCCATGCAAAACCTTCAGACCAAGGTAAACCCCGTGTTCCACATTGCTTCGGTTTTGTTGTCCCCGCACAATCAGTGATGTCTTGGTGTCAAATTGGCTGCTTTgcagaaattttatttttttgtgaaagaTGAAGATATTCCCTGTCTGCATGATGAAGATTATTTTCTTCACTCAACGTGTGTTTGATGTGATTGCAGATTGATGAGAAACAAAATCAACTTTCTGCAGCCAGGAAGCAGCTTAAAGCTGCCAAGGCTGATCACAAGGCTTCTCATGATGACAAGAGCAAAAAGTAAGCACACCTGAGAGTGTCACAGGTTTATCTGTTACTTACTTATGTGGGCCATAAGGCTATGGCTAAGGCCATAAGGTTTTATCTGTGTATTTCCTAAATATCAAGTTTATGATGTTTAgcgtttcagtttttcagtccATATGTAtcattctccctctgtctctctctcgtctctgtgtctctgtgcatctTGATcttctgtatttctctctttctgtatctgtatttattccttcctctgtctgtttttgcgTCTCTCTCAGGGCTGTGGAGGTGAAGCGTAAAGCTGTCCAAAGGAtagaggagcagctgatgaagCTCCAGGTACaggccacagacagagaggagaataaGCAGATTGCTCTGGGCACCTCCAAGCTCAACTACCTGGACCCACGCATCTCTGTTGCATGGTATTTATATGATACGCTTGACGTTGTTTACCTGTGTTTATTATCCGCCAACTATTATTTGATTACCGCTGTcactacataaaaaaaaacctgtgacaTTAAATGAGTAAACCACCTACTGTTTAATAGGCCAGCTCTctctgggtgggtgggtgtgcgGGGGTGCATATCTACCTTGGTGAAAGGCAGGAAATGCTCTTGCATTGTAGGAAAAGGAGCAGCACAAGCAAAAAAGCTAACGGCTGCAGTAGCAaaataagaggaagaaaagcgTGTGAGTGCGACGAACAATGGGGTTTGTTTCTAAAAGCCAGGGAGCGTCCCCAAACAGCACTCCTTCCTCCATGTGGGAAGTCAATGAGAAGCTGTCTGTGGCTGAATGGAGGGCCAGACCACAGAGAAGGGGAACAGTGGTCCGCCCTCCCTAACCCATGCCCCACAGCTATTTATGGAGAGCCTCCTCCTCAAGCACAATGGATACAGGAATGCTCCATGTTTTTGCCTGGTTGTAAGGCATAAGTAACGGGGTCCCCCCTTATAGGGTGGTGCATGGGAACCTGGTCTACACTGtagctgaatgtgtgtgaagaTGTGTTACAGAGATGAAAATGTTGAGTTGAATCAGGTTGATTGGTAGCCGGGCTGGCGTATGTTTTCGGTCATGCAGAGGGTATAGTAGGTTCAAACAGTAAAGAGActggctaaaataatctgttgTACTTGCTAGATCAGGTGACTTGGCTGTTGAGAAACCTCATCAAATTAATTACAAATATATTACAGTTACACCCTCTGCCGGGGAAattaactgtttttctgtttagatAAGTTTGATTCTCATAAGAAAGCTAAATATGTTCACGTGGGTTTACATAcatttgttatatatatatatatatatttttaatattaatcaTTAGCAGTTCAACCTGAGCTGTTTCTTCACCACATCTTTCAGTAACTCCTTCGTCCCTGCTACTTTTATGGAACAGTAGTCTCTATTAACACTGCACTCGACAATCAAGTTCACTTAGTGTGATTACCAGGATTTTATTGTAAACTTCTTGTATCACTTGTATAACTATTATTGCATGGAGTTCATGCCAGTCCTTGGTTTTAAATACATTGCTCTATTTGtttaaaatctgtgaaataGTTGATGTGCACCTTGGTGCGTAATACTAGAATATAGAAATGATCTTCCTGCTTTTAAAGTAAGTTAAAGTCACaagaactgaaaacatttaacaCCATGGGTTTCTCAGCCAAAGCGTGAACTCCCACTCTAGGTTGAAAATGGTACATGGTTGAGCCAAGCTCTTCAACGTGCCTTTTTCACTATGgatattttgacttgtcactGAAGAAAAAGCAGATGTTTTACTTATAACATTAACAGTGGCTCTGTTCTGTCCAAGTGTCCCAGAAAGCCATAACAATGTAACGCAAGAGACCGTCCTCACTGCAGAGACTTTGGCATGTCCtaacaggaaaagcacagttGTAATCAATAACTTTAATAAGAAGTGCATTCCATTTAGGTGAACTAGTTTCAAGGGTTGGTGTTAAGCAAGCGTGTTCACTGTCATGActttactgggacacttgaagtTTTACCGTAAGTTCAATATACTGTACGTACGGACTGTCTCAAAAGACACCGGATTATAGAAGATGTTATACTAGTGTGGTAATACATGGTGGACTCTTTCCTTCAGTATAAAAAGTTGTAAGTACAAGCAACGGTTGCTAATAAAATCCCTACAACATTAATGCAGTACATATGAcctaaatagttttttttaattttcttttgacctctGACTCATTGTCTAGTCTTCATGGAATTTCCCAGATGTGAATAAAGAGTAGTGGATGCAGACAGTAGGTGGATGAGCTCAGTCATTTTTAGTGTTTAACCGGTCcatcttccctcctctttcagGTGCAAGAAATGGGATGTTCCCATTGAGAAGATCTACAACAAAACCCAGAGAGAGAAGTTTGCCTGGGCAATTGACATGGCTGAAAAGGACTACGAGTTTTAAACGCACTTAATGTGGTACCTTTTCTACCCATGCCTTTGATTGTAAAGATGGTTTGTAGTTGATGTCAATTGATTCCACTGTGTGGTTACTGCAGGGCTGCGAAAGAGGAAACTAAGACATTTTTTTGGAGCTGTGACCACAGATTAATAATtgtgctgtatatatatatatagattgGTTATGAATATAGGAAAATAACTCCTCAGCTATTTGACTAAGCTGTCAAGAGGCGTCactcttaaaaaataaaacaaaaaaacacagtagtGTGTATGTAGCTGCAGGTATCTTCCCGTGATCAAACAACTATAAAGACATTAGTATTATCTTTTGTCAGATACGACTGTACTGAAATTTTTAAGCCATCAGATTTATTGAGAAATTCTATATTCTCATAGAATAAtgaattaaatgtttgtatGGGAGACTGTGAAAAGGGTCATGAGAGAGATAATAATATGATGAATTTCAGCTTGTGGAATTTTAGTGTGAAAGATTGGCACAATAAAATGAGCCTGATTGACTGATGACAGTGCAAAGAATAGAAATCCTAGCACTATTCTCATATGATTATTAGCACACAGAATGTCATCTTGTTTCTTTCCGTTTGATTTAGTTGTTTATTTCAGGGatgtacatatttttttgtcatttttcagtaatgattttttaaaacgTGTGCTGTATGCGTTTGCTGTATGCAAAAGCTCTTCATTGCTTGTATGCAactcgtgtgtatgtgtgagtgtgtgtgtgtgtcagtttccAGTTTTACAGTGAGCAAGATATAAGATTCCTCTTGGTTACTTGAAACAGCTAAAGTGCAGTGTAATGTTTTATATGTCAGagataaaaaaaggaaatgttttctAAGAGGGTTGTggattttgccaaaaaaaaaaaatcacagacgTTTATCATTGTagtgtgctgtttttttgtattgCTGTGATTAAGCAGAAGGTGTCTTCTTTGAATTGATTTGAAATGATTTCCAAATGTGAATGGATATTCTAACTTTTGTCATTAATATTTCCTGCTATTTGATCATTTATCACAAAACTTCTGAGCGGCTGAATGCTTATTCTTTTGAGCTTTGTAGTCTTCAGAATAAAACATCAACCTGGTCCCTTTTGTCCTTACTAActtttgtgtgtgcaaatgGGATTGAAACAGCAGACTCACTCATTCCCTGAGTATACAAAGAGAAACATAATCCTGTCAGAGGTAATCAGCAGCAGTCAAATCAAATTCACAATACTGTCTAAAAAACAATTCACGTATCAATATTAATTTCTATTTTCACTCATATTCAAATAGTTATCTGTTACTTTACAAGTTGTGATAAAGGTTGTATTGAGCTCATAATAAAGTACAGTCTAAGCAGAGGAGCTGCGTCTTTAAGAGGCCGACAACAGGCGCTCCTACTGGAGGGGTGAGATGAGTTAAACAAGTGGGAGATATACGAGGTTATACCGGAAATAGGGTCATTGTCgcaaaataaatgcagcacGTCGTTCTCTGCAACATACAACTCTTAATAGTTACATAGATGTGGAATTTCAAAACACGCTATATGTGAGAAAAGACACATAGCGCTAAATTAAAGTTGAAGATCGTGTTTTAACTAAAGGCAATTGATACAGCTTTAAAGATggcaaaaaaatagaaaaaataaatacttagCAACACGtgccaaaaactaaaaaactgtcaaatacaCTGACAATTGTTATAAACCGAAGCCTCTGGCTGATGTGCAGCCACTGATGTTAGATGATGAATGTTCCCAAGATACAGCCTTAGAAATCCGCATATGCATGAAGCAATGCCACTGTATTGTGAGTTTCAAAAATGCATTCATGACAGGGCGTCAATGAGGATCAGGAAACTTCATGTTTCCTTCGCTCAGCATGAGATAATACTTTAAGGATAATTTTAACTATAGTAACCTTTACTTAcaattcagattttaaaaatacagtatgaTGTGTACTTTCATCCACCTGACATCTCGTTTGAGTCAAGGAATAATGAAGTTTGTGAAACTGGTTgaaatttttattattattttattattttacccaACACTGTTTACACCAAATTTCTTTTACTCTAATGTCTTTGACAGTATAAATTTCTAAAGTGCTAACTACACCAAAAGCAATATTGACTTTGCAGAAACTCTTTGTTATAATGTAATGCAATAATCCtcactgtcagaaaacagtCCAAGTTCTTTGACCgttcttttattgtgaaaaccCGGAGCGGATGCCTGGTGTTTGACTCTGGGCTTTTGACACCACTGGTGGTCGGCTTTGGGGGGAAGGGCCTACGCTGGCTGGGTCTGAGAGCAGACAAACTTGCGTAGTCTTACCACGGTtctccctgtctgcctgcctctctctaTGGACGGCcagaggggagaagaggaaaCTGGGATTGTTGTCGGGACCGCAGCGCTTTTCCAGGCCCTAGCGATGATTTAATCACGGAAAACCGGGGTGCGGGgggaaaaaggagaaggagaaagacgaagaggagagaaggagcagcaTCAGTCGTTGGAGATGTGCCGTCGGGCCGAGATTGCGGCGGTAGGTACAGCACAGCAGCCCCTGCGACGTGTTGTTTTCCAGTTGATATTTCTCCGCCAACGGTAAGGCgaaaagagaagggggagaaaggAGAAGATTAGCCACAGCTacctgggcttttttttttcttcaggggTGAAACCAGCCACGATTTTACCCTCTGGCCCAGCGAAATGCTAGCAAACGCCGGCCCCGTTTCCACGCTGTGAAAATAGCCAGACGTTTCTTGTTACACTGTTATCCCACTCTGCTGCCATTCGCCACCAGTGTTATTCCCAATAATGTGAAGTCTCATGTATCCAAAGGaaactttgttttcctctgcagcaggttccaggcgtgttttttttcttcttcttttttcgtTTTGAATCAGTTTAAATCAGATT
Coding sequences within it:
- the top1 gene encoding DNA topoisomerase 1, which encodes MSGDHGHGGSQVNSGSKGSDTHKHKDRHRDKEHRHKDHKKDKEREKFKHINSEHKEHSEKKHRDKEKLKHSDGSSDKHTEKHKEKDKEKERRREEKIKSSHVDKPKKEKENGYIGDTSPAAVKSEPEDDNGFYPSPQHNFKREYDCEEFEYKKPKKVKTEHDKKAKKRKHEYEEDEEEEDIKPKKKTKEKKATDGKKAKKEEEKWKWWEEERYTDGSKWRFLEHKGPVFAPSYEPLPSKVKFYYDGKPMKLSAPAEEVATFFAKMLDHEYTTKDIFRKNFFKDWKKEMTSEEKSRITDLNKCNFSEMNEYFKAQSEARKQMSKEEKQKIKEENERLLQEYGFCIMDNHRERIGNFRIEPPGLFRGRGDHPKMGMLKRRIRPEDIIINCSKDSKHPKPPPGTKWKEVRHDNKVTWLASWTENIQGSIKYIMLNPSSRIKGEKDWQKYETARRLKKCVDRIRNQYRDDWKSKEMRIRQRAVALYFIDKLALRAGNEKEEGETADTVGCCSLRVEHIKLYPKMDDQEYVVEFDFLGKDSIRYYNKIPVEKRVFKNLQLFLENKQPEDDLFDRLNTSILNKHLQELMDGLTAKVFRTYNASITLQQQLKELTSPEDSIPAKILSYNRANRAVAVLCNHQRAPPKTFEKSMQNLQTKIDEKQNQLSAARKQLKAAKADHKASHDDKSKKAVEVKRKAVQRIEEQLMKLQVQATDREENKQIALGTSKLNYLDPRISVAWCKKWDVPIEKIYNKTQREKFAWAIDMAEKDYEF